Proteins from a genomic interval of Phenylobacterium sp. LH3H17:
- a CDS encoding catalase, translating into MAKAASTSTNKLPAPDLGASNGGETHQTAAKGGAVLTTNQGIPISDNQNSLKAGARGPTLLEDFVLREKIMHFDHERIPERIVHARGSAAHGFFEVYEGLADITAADFLQRPGEKTPVFVRFSTVAGNKGSFDLARDVRGFAVKFYTQQGNFDLVGNNMPVFFIQDAIKFPDLVHAAKPEPDREFPQAATAHDTFWDFISLTPESTHMIMWTMSDRAIPRSYRMMEGFGVHTFRLVNAAGEATFAKFHWRPKLGMQSVVWDEAVKINGADPDFHRRDLWETIDQGDVVEFELSLQLFSAEDAASFDFDVLDATKIIPEEVVPLRPVGRLVLDRNPDNFFAETEQVAFCIGNIVPGVDFTDDPLLQGRLFSYLDTQLKRLGGPNFHQIPINQPKCPFANYQRDGHMQMAVPTGRVNYEPNSLAPNGPRETPNGFRTFPRNEEGGPAIRIRPESFADHYTQARLFFRSQTPVEQDHIVAALVFELSRVETPAIRERMVANLLNVDNDLGARVADGLGMKPPKAAPAAVAPRDMELSPALSILEKAIPTFKGRKLGLLVGDGGDAKLVKALQTAVEADGGVVRIVAEKIGGVTLSDGSVMAVDFKVDGGPSCLFDAVAIVVDEAGGARLAGMAAAQAFVKDAYGHLKVIAATEPAMPLFGKAGLSDADMDEGCLMLASPDDAKVFVAKAAAGRIWPREPTLRPTP; encoded by the coding sequence ATGGCCAAGGCCGCTTCGACCAGCACCAATAAGCTACCGGCGCCGGACCTCGGCGCCTCAAATGGAGGCGAAACCCATCAGACCGCCGCCAAGGGCGGCGCGGTCCTGACCACCAACCAGGGCATTCCGATCTCGGACAACCAGAATTCCCTCAAGGCCGGGGCGCGGGGTCCGACCTTGCTGGAGGACTTTGTCCTCCGCGAAAAGATCATGCACTTCGACCACGAGCGCATACCTGAGCGCATCGTGCATGCACGCGGGTCGGCCGCGCACGGCTTCTTCGAGGTCTACGAGGGGCTCGCGGACATCACCGCCGCCGATTTCCTGCAGCGGCCCGGAGAAAAGACCCCGGTCTTCGTGCGCTTCTCCACCGTGGCCGGGAACAAGGGCTCCTTCGACCTGGCCCGGGACGTCCGGGGCTTCGCGGTGAAGTTCTACACTCAGCAAGGCAATTTCGATCTCGTCGGCAACAACATGCCGGTGTTCTTCATCCAGGACGCCATCAAGTTCCCCGACCTGGTCCACGCGGCGAAGCCTGAGCCTGACCGGGAGTTCCCCCAGGCCGCGACCGCCCACGACACGTTCTGGGACTTCATCTCCCTGACCCCCGAGAGCACCCACATGATCATGTGGACCATGTCCGATCGCGCGATCCCGCGCAGCTATCGGATGATGGAGGGCTTTGGGGTTCACACCTTCCGGCTGGTGAACGCCGCCGGCGAGGCGACCTTCGCCAAGTTCCACTGGCGCCCCAAGCTCGGAATGCAATCGGTCGTCTGGGACGAGGCGGTGAAGATCAACGGCGCCGATCCCGACTTCCATCGTCGCGACCTGTGGGAGACCATCGACCAGGGCGATGTTGTCGAGTTCGAGCTCAGTCTACAGCTCTTCAGCGCCGAGGATGCGGCCAGCTTCGACTTCGACGTCCTCGACGCGACCAAGATCATCCCCGAAGAGGTGGTCCCGCTGCGGCCGGTCGGGCGGCTGGTCCTCGACCGCAACCCGGACAACTTCTTCGCTGAGACCGAGCAGGTCGCCTTCTGCATCGGCAACATCGTTCCCGGCGTCGACTTCACCGACGACCCGCTGTTGCAGGGCCGCCTGTTCTCCTACCTCGACACCCAGTTGAAGCGCCTGGGCGGACCCAATTTCCACCAGATCCCCATCAACCAGCCCAAGTGCCCGTTCGCCAACTACCAGCGCGACGGCCACATGCAGATGGCGGTGCCCACAGGCCGCGTGAACTACGAACCCAACAGCCTTGCCCCGAATGGCCCGCGTGAGACGCCGAACGGCTTCCGCACCTTCCCGCGCAACGAGGAGGGCGGCCCAGCCATCCGAATTCGGCCAGAGTCCTTCGCCGACCACTACACGCAGGCGCGGCTGTTCTTCCGCAGCCAAACCCCGGTCGAACAGGATCACATCGTCGCCGCCCTGGTCTTCGAACTGTCGCGCGTCGAGACGCCGGCCATCCGCGAGCGGATGGTCGCCAACCTGCTGAATGTCGACAACGACCTGGGCGCCCGCGTCGCAGACGGCCTGGGAATGAAGCCGCCCAAGGCCGCTCCGGCAGCCGTGGCGCCGCGCGACATGGAGCTGTCGCCCGCGCTCAGCATCCTGGAAAAGGCGATCCCGACCTTCAAGGGTCGCAAGCTCGGCCTGCTAGTCGGCGACGGAGGCGACGCCAAGCTGGTGAAGGCGCTGCAGACCGCCGTGGAGGCCGACGGTGGCGTGGTGCGCATCGTCGCGGAGAAGATCGGCGGAGTGACCCTGTCCGACGGTTCGGTGATGGCGGTCGACTTCAAGGTCGATGGCGGCCCTTCCTGCCTGTTCGACGCCGTGGCGATCGTGGTCGACGAGGCCGGCGGCGCCCGACTCGCAGGGATGGCTGCCGCCCAGGCCTTCGTGAAGGACGCCTATGGTCACCTGAAGGTTATCGCCGCGACCGAACCGGCCATGCCCCTGTTCGGCAAGGCTGGCCTCAGCGACGCCGACATGGATGAAGGCTGCCTGATGCTCGCTTCTCCCGATGACGCCAAGGTCTTCGTGGCCAAGGCGGCCGCGGGACGGATCTGGCCGCGGGAGCCGACATTGCGCCCGACGCCCTGA
- a CDS encoding thioesterase family protein — MSRLLEPPPGRQVFTRTFTPTASDIDENGHVNNVVYVRWIQDMATSHWRALQPDDQQTLWAWIVLRHEIDYRRALMPGETATAITWVAEAPEGPRFDRFVRIDGPDGGMCAQARTVWCLVDAQTGRPKRVTPDIVARFT, encoded by the coding sequence GTGAGCAGACTCCTCGAGCCGCCGCCCGGCCGACAGGTCTTCACCCGAACATTCACGCCGACCGCGTCGGACATCGACGAGAACGGCCACGTGAACAATGTGGTCTATGTCCGCTGGATTCAGGACATGGCCACCTCGCATTGGCGCGCCCTGCAGCCGGATGACCAGCAGACTCTCTGGGCCTGGATCGTCCTGCGCCATGAGATCGACTATCGCCGCGCCCTGATGCCCGGCGAGACCGCCACCGCCATCACCTGGGTCGCCGAGGCGCCGGAAGGCCCACGCTTCGACCGCTTCGTGCGTATCGACGGCCCGGACGGCGGCATGTGCGCCCAGGCCCGTACGGTCTGGTGCCTGGTCGACGCCCAGACCGGCCGTCCCAAGCGAGTCACGCCGGACATCGTGGCGCGGTTCACCTGA
- the grxD gene encoding Grx4 family monothiol glutaredoxin, with translation MTETSTANPAHDFIAKTVAENPVVLFMKGVPEQPRCGFSALVVQILDHLGADFIGVDVLQDDSLRDGIKTFTDWPTIPQLYVKGEFVGGADIVREMFQSGELKPLMIEQGVLAA, from the coding sequence ATGACCGAAACCTCCACCGCCAACCCCGCCCACGATTTCATCGCCAAGACCGTGGCGGAAAACCCGGTGGTGCTGTTCATGAAGGGCGTGCCCGAACAGCCGCGCTGCGGTTTCTCGGCCCTGGTCGTCCAGATCCTCGACCACCTGGGCGCCGATTTCATCGGCGTCGACGTCCTGCAGGACGACAGCCTGCGCGACGGGATCAAGACCTTCACCGACTGGCCGACCATCCCGCAGCTCTACGTGAAGGGCGAGTTCGTCGGCGGCGCCGACATCGTCCGCGAGATGTTCCAATCGGGCGAACTGAAGCCCCTGATGATCGAACAGGGCGTCCTGGCTGCGTGA
- a CDS encoding aldo/keto reductase encodes MRYRPFGVTGKAVSAVSLLLREAPNMSSPQAWRALVFSAMESGINCFEVAAGLDVAALGLGEALKSVERRLLFLSWRLRGDPRGVLTAQAISHSIRGGLQKTGAGYFDLVMMDETAYETLAPDALEHLGQLRSAGLCLQVGVAGDGAAVDEGIRSAAFDVATTPFSITSDWQARRRIREASDSNMTLVGCEPFPGALGRTSQAAPARSGLLGRGRVEPLAGAGTYAFLNDTPGWTPDEICLAYSLTEPSFATIQLEIFRTEAIARMAEVTDRDMPTGVAAQIEMARFGEVADRRRA; translated from the coding sequence ATGCGCTATCGACCCTTCGGCGTGACAGGCAAGGCGGTCTCAGCCGTCAGCCTGTTGCTGCGCGAAGCGCCGAACATGAGTTCGCCCCAGGCCTGGCGGGCCTTGGTCTTCTCGGCGATGGAAAGCGGGATCAACTGTTTCGAGGTGGCCGCCGGCCTGGACGTCGCCGCGCTCGGGCTCGGTGAGGCGCTGAAGTCGGTGGAACGGCGGCTGCTGTTCCTGAGCTGGCGTCTGCGCGGCGATCCGCGCGGCGTCCTGACCGCCCAGGCGATCTCCCACAGCATTCGCGGCGGACTGCAGAAGACCGGCGCCGGCTATTTCGACCTCGTGATGATGGATGAGACCGCCTATGAGACCCTGGCGCCCGACGCCCTTGAGCATCTGGGCCAGCTGCGTTCCGCGGGACTGTGCCTGCAGGTGGGCGTGGCCGGCGACGGCGCGGCGGTCGATGAAGGCATCCGCAGCGCCGCCTTCGATGTGGCGACGACACCCTTCAGCATCACCTCGGACTGGCAGGCGCGCCGCCGGATCCGCGAGGCCTCCGACTCCAACATGACCCTGGTGGGTTGCGAGCCGTTTCCCGGCGCCCTCGGCCGCACCAGCCAGGCCGCGCCGGCGCGCAGCGGCCTGCTTGGGCGCGGCCGGGTGGAACCCCTGGCGGGCGCCGGCACCTACGCCTTCCTGAACGACACTCCCGGCTGGACCCCCGACGAGATCTGCCTGGCCTATTCCCTAACCGAGCCGTCCTTCGCCACGATCCAACTCGAGATTTTCCGCACCGAAGCCATCGCGCGGATGGCCGAAGTCACCGACAGGGACATGCCCACGGGGGTCGCCGCTCAGATCGAGATGGCCCGCTTTGGCGAGGTCGCCGATCGTCGCAGGGCCTAG
- a CDS encoding BolA family protein, with translation MPMPIAELERSLREAFPDAQIQVDDLAGDGDHYKARIVSKAFAGLNRVKQHQLVYSALKGRMGGELHALALETSSPT, from the coding sequence ATGCCCATGCCCATCGCCGAACTGGAGCGTAGCCTCCGCGAGGCGTTTCCAGACGCCCAGATCCAGGTGGACGACCTGGCCGGCGACGGGGACCACTACAAGGCGCGGATCGTGTCCAAGGCCTTCGCCGGCCTGAACAGGGTCAAGCAGCACCAACTGGTCTACAGCGCCCTGAAGGGCCGCATGGGCGGCGAACTGCACGCGCTGGCCCTCGAAACTTCATCCCCGACCTAG
- a CDS encoding VOC family protein — MDLLVNIDVPDLPRAVAFYTDAFGLKVTRRFGDGGVELSGWPAKIYLLEKPEGSVGAGQDLRRYARHWTPVHLDVVVADIEAAFVQAVAAGARPESEIRTETWGKIVVMADPFGHGICLIEFLNRGYDEIAPHL, encoded by the coding sequence ATGGATCTGCTGGTCAATATCGACGTCCCCGACCTGCCGCGCGCCGTCGCCTTCTATACCGACGCCTTCGGCCTAAAGGTGACCCGCCGCTTCGGCGATGGGGGCGTGGAGCTCTCCGGCTGGCCCGCCAAGATCTATCTGCTTGAAAAACCGGAAGGCTCGGTCGGCGCTGGCCAGGACCTCCGCCGCTACGCGCGCCACTGGACCCCGGTCCATCTGGACGTGGTGGTCGCCGACATCGAGGCCGCCTTCGTCCAGGCCGTGGCCGCCGGCGCCCGCCCGGAGAGCGAAATCCGCACCGAGACCTGGGGCAAGATCGTGGTCATGGCCGATCCTTTCGGCCATGGAATCTGCCTCATCGAGTTCCTCAACCGGGGCTACGACGAGATCGCGCCCCATCTCTGA
- a CDS encoding serine hydrolase has protein sequence MDAQSQWTGLDAGRLERITEHLERNYIGPKKIMGCQVAVARHGHVAYQKSFGSMDLERAKPMADDAIFRIYSMTKPITSIALMTLYEKGYFQLNDPVSRYVPSWKNHRVWISGEGADMVTEAPTRPVTFRDVLGHTGGFTYGGGLPGVGIQHPVDKIYRELKIRSAGSTDTMAEFLDKLAQVPLLYQPGERWMYSLATDICGALVEVISGKPFAQYLQDEIFGPLGMVDTAFYVAPDKVDRFCANYQRGPDKQLKLIDDPATSAFISEPGFKSGGGGLTGTTADYLRFCEMLRRGGELDGHRVIGPRTLELMHMNHLAGGKDLSTMALGTFSETANDGVGFGLGFASTMGQVETGSLGTGDYYWGGAASTIFWVDPKEDLSVVFMTQLMPSGTFNFRGQLKSLIYSAIVD, from the coding sequence ATGGACGCCCAATCTCAGTGGACCGGGCTCGACGCCGGCCGCCTTGAACGCATTACCGAACACCTCGAGCGCAACTACATCGGTCCGAAGAAGATCATGGGCTGTCAGGTGGCGGTCGCCCGCCACGGCCATGTGGCCTATCAGAAGTCGTTCGGCTCCATGGACCTGGAGCGGGCCAAGCCGATGGCCGACGACGCCATCTTCCGCATCTATTCGATGACCAAGCCGATCACCTCGATCGCGCTGATGACCCTCTATGAGAAGGGCTATTTCCAGCTCAACGACCCGGTCAGCCGCTATGTCCCGTCCTGGAAGAACCACCGTGTGTGGATCTCGGGCGAGGGTGCGGACATGGTCACCGAGGCCCCGACGCGCCCCGTCACGTTCCGCGACGTGCTCGGCCACACCGGCGGCTTCACCTACGGCGGCGGCCTGCCGGGCGTCGGCATCCAGCACCCGGTGGACAAGATCTATCGCGAGCTGAAGATCCGCAGCGCCGGATCCACCGACACCATGGCGGAGTTCCTCGACAAGCTGGCCCAGGTCCCCCTGCTCTATCAGCCCGGCGAGCGCTGGATGTACTCGCTCGCCACCGACATCTGCGGCGCCCTGGTGGAGGTGATCTCGGGAAAGCCCTTCGCCCAGTACCTGCAGGATGAGATCTTCGGCCCTCTCGGGATGGTCGACACGGCGTTCTACGTAGCCCCCGACAAGGTCGACCGCTTCTGCGCCAACTACCAGCGCGGACCCGACAAGCAGCTGAAGCTGATCGACGACCCGGCGACCAGCGCCTTCATCAGCGAGCCGGGCTTCAAGTCCGGCGGCGGCGGCCTGACCGGCACCACGGCCGACTATCTGCGCTTCTGCGAGATGTTGCGCCGGGGCGGGGAGCTGGACGGCCATCGGGTCATCGGGCCGCGCACGCTGGAATTGATGCACATGAACCACCTGGCGGGCGGCAAGGACCTCTCGACCATGGCGCTCGGGACCTTCTCGGAGACCGCCAATGACGGGGTGGGCTTTGGCCTGGGCTTCGCCTCCACCATGGGACAGGTGGAGACCGGGTCGCTGGGGACCGGCGACTATTATTGGGGCGGCGCGGCCTCGACCATCTTCTGGGTCGATCCCAAGGAAGACCTCTCTGTGGTGTTCATGACCCAGCTCATGCCGTCGGGGACGTTCAATTTCCGCGGCCAGTTGAAGAGCCTGATCTACTCGGCCATCGTCGACTGA
- a CDS encoding CinA family protein translates to MQALMAQAAVLGQRLKDRKETVAVNESSSGGLVSAALLSVPGASAYFMGGAVVYTPKARVLLTDIPREALAGVRSSSEPYALLLARNARERYGATWGISETGAAGPTGNPYGDAAGHTCVAISGPMEMAVTIETGSDDRAANMEAFAAACLRMLEAATQD, encoded by the coding sequence ATGCAGGCTTTGATGGCGCAGGCCGCGGTGCTGGGACAGCGCCTGAAAGACCGCAAGGAGACCGTGGCGGTCAATGAGAGCTCGTCGGGCGGCCTAGTCTCGGCGGCGCTGCTGTCGGTGCCGGGAGCCTCGGCCTATTTCATGGGCGGCGCGGTGGTCTACACCCCCAAGGCGCGCGTTCTGTTGACCGACATTCCGCGCGAGGCCCTCGCCGGCGTCCGCTCGTCCAGCGAGCCCTATGCCCTGCTCCTGGCGCGCAACGCCCGCGAACGCTACGGCGCCACCTGGGGCATCTCCGAGACCGGGGCGGCGGGGCCGACCGGCAATCCCTATGGCGACGCCGCCGGCCATACCTGCGTGGCCATCTCCGGACCGATGGAGATGGCGGTCACCATCGAGACCGGATCCGACGACCGCGCCGCCAACATGGAGGCCTTCGCCGCCGCCTGCCTGCGTATGCTGGAGGCGGCGACGCAGGACTGA
- the purL gene encoding phosphoribosylformylglycinamidine synthase subunit PurL, with the protein MSAQPAKTLRETAAEYGLKSEEYDVILQRLNREPSAVELGVFSVMWSEHCSYKSSKIHLGKFPTTGPRVICGPGENAGVVDIGDGQACIFKMESHNHPSYIEPYQGAATGVGGIMRDVFTMGARPIALLNALRFGDPSHPKTKRLVAGVVSGIGGYGNCVGVPTVAGETNFHKGYDGNILVNAMCVGLADADKIFYSAAPSPGLPVVYFGSKTGRDGIHGATMASAEFDDASDEKRPTVQVGDPFAEKLLIEATLELMASGAVAAIQDMGAAGLTSSSVEMAGKGGVGIELDLDMVPQREEGMSAYEMMLSESQERMLAILKPGREHDGERIFKKWGLDAATIGWTTDTGHMVLKHKGEVVCDVPLAPLFDDAPLYDRPWIAPDLQPRLSPADVPQPADYAQAVLKLLSAPDMASKRWLWEQYDRHVMADTLEDSATGADAGIVRVHGTRKALAVTSDCTPRYVQNDPYCGGKQAVAEAWRNLTAVGADPIAITDNLNFGNPERPEIMGQIVRAIDGMAEACRVLDFPVVSGNVSLYNETNGAAIPPTPTVGAVGLLKDSSLRADFAGMKAGDALVLIGETRGELGASMYLREILGREDGAPPPVDLALERKTGDFIRNLILSRQAIVVHDLSDGGLIAAAGEMALASKVGARLTISADLPAHAALFGEDQARYLLAVPNGYELLAAAKAAGLPAAIVGQAGGEDLAVDGVFTLPLAKLREAHEGWMPAYMG; encoded by the coding sequence ATGAGCGCACAGCCTGCCAAGACCCTCCGCGAGACCGCCGCCGAGTACGGCCTGAAGTCGGAGGAATACGACGTCATCCTCCAGCGCCTGAACCGCGAGCCCAGCGCCGTGGAACTCGGCGTGTTCTCGGTTATGTGGAGCGAGCACTGCTCCTACAAGTCCAGCAAGATCCACCTGGGCAAGTTCCCGACCACGGGCCCTCGCGTGATCTGCGGGCCAGGCGAGAACGCCGGGGTGGTGGATATCGGCGACGGCCAGGCCTGCATCTTCAAGATGGAGAGCCACAACCACCCCTCCTATATCGAGCCTTACCAGGGCGCGGCCACGGGCGTCGGCGGCATCATGCGCGACGTCTTCACCATGGGCGCGCGCCCCATCGCCCTGCTGAACGCCCTTCGGTTCGGCGATCCCAGCCATCCCAAGACCAAGCGGCTGGTGGCCGGCGTGGTCAGCGGTATCGGCGGCTACGGCAACTGTGTCGGCGTGCCCACCGTGGCCGGTGAGACTAATTTCCATAAGGGCTATGACGGCAACATCCTGGTCAACGCCATGTGCGTGGGCCTGGCCGACGCCGACAAGATCTTCTATTCGGCCGCCCCCTCGCCCGGCCTGCCGGTGGTGTATTTCGGCTCCAAGACCGGCCGCGACGGCATCCACGGCGCGACCATGGCCTCGGCCGAGTTCGACGACGCCTCCGACGAGAAGCGCCCCACCGTCCAGGTCGGCGACCCCTTCGCCGAGAAGCTGCTGATCGAGGCGACCCTGGAGCTGATGGCCTCGGGCGCCGTCGCCGCCATCCAGGACATGGGCGCGGCGGGCCTCACCTCCTCCTCGGTGGAGATGGCCGGCAAGGGCGGGGTGGGCATCGAGCTCGACCTCGACATGGTGCCGCAGCGCGAGGAGGGCATGAGCGCCTACGAGATGATGCTGTCGGAGAGCCAGGAGCGGATGCTGGCGATCCTAAAGCCCGGCCGCGAGCACGACGGCGAGCGCATCTTCAAGAAGTGGGGCCTGGACGCCGCCACCATCGGCTGGACCACGGACACCGGCCACATGGTGCTGAAACACAAGGGCGAGGTGGTCTGCGACGTGCCGCTGGCGCCGCTGTTCGACGACGCGCCCCTCTATGACCGCCCCTGGATCGCGCCGGACCTGCAGCCCCGGCTGTCGCCCGCCGACGTGCCCCAGCCGGCCGACTACGCCCAGGCGGTGCTCAAGCTGCTCAGCGCGCCGGACATGGCCTCGAAGCGCTGGCTCTGGGAGCAGTACGATCGCCACGTCATGGCCGACACCCTGGAGGACAGCGCCACCGGCGCCGACGCGGGGATCGTGCGCGTGCACGGCACGAGGAAGGCGCTGGCCGTCACCTCCGACTGCACCCCGCGCTATGTGCAGAACGACCCCTATTGCGGCGGCAAGCAGGCGGTGGCGGAGGCCTGGCGCAACCTGACCGCCGTGGGCGCCGATCCCATCGCGATCACCGACAACCTGAACTTCGGCAATCCCGAGCGTCCCGAGATCATGGGCCAGATCGTCCGCGCCATCGACGGCATGGCCGAGGCCTGCCGCGTGCTCGATTTTCCGGTCGTGAGCGGCAATGTCAGTCTCTACAACGAGACCAACGGCGCAGCCATTCCGCCGACCCCGACGGTGGGCGCGGTGGGCCTGCTGAAAGACTCCAGCCTGCGCGCCGACTTCGCGGGCATGAAGGCCGGGGACGCGCTGGTGCTGATCGGCGAGACCCGCGGCGAGCTGGGCGCCAGCATGTACCTGCGCGAGATCCTCGGCCGCGAGGACGGCGCCCCGCCGCCGGTGGATCTGGCTCTCGAGCGCAAGACCGGTGACTTCATCCGGAATCTGATTCTATCGCGTCAAGCCATTGTCGTGCATGATCTTTCCGATGGCGGCCTAATCGCCGCAGCCGGCGAGATGGCCCTGGCCTCCAAGGTGGGCGCGCGCCTGACCATCTCCGCGGATCTGCCGGCCCACGCGGCCCTGTTCGGCGAGGACCAGGCCCGCTACCTGCTCGCCGTGCCCAATGGCTACGAGCTGCTCGCCGCGGCCAAGGCCGCAGGCCTTCCGGCCGCTATCGTCGGCCAGGCCGGCGGCGAGGACCTGGCGGTCGACGGCGTCTTCACCCTGCCCTTGGCCAAGCTGCGCGAGGCCCACGAGGGTTGGATGCCGGCCTATATGGGCTGA
- a CDS encoding BlaI/MecI/CopY family transcriptional regulator: MDGRHQYRPLVARENYVQAESQDLLDRLFDGQLAPMVVHFAKRRALKPAEIAQLKKLIEELSDD, from the coding sequence GTGGACGGCCGCCACCAGTACCGGCCGCTGGTCGCGCGAGAGAACTATGTCCAGGCCGAGAGCCAGGACCTGCTGGACCGGCTGTTCGACGGCCAGCTCGCGCCGATGGTGGTCCATTTCGCCAAGCGGCGAGCGCTGAAGCCCGCCGAGATCGCCCAGCTGAAGAAGCTTATCGAGGAGCTAAGCGATGACTGA
- a CDS encoding AraC family transcriptional regulator, whose translation MSVRTVLSSGSIEVVDYRCEAGPSAAPFAEHHDATCVSYVRRGSFGYRLGGKTFEMVAGSTVIGRAGDDYVCTHDHQCGDECLAFQLSPALLEALGGNPEVWRTGGVAPLPELVVLGELAQSAAEGRSDVGMDEAGMLYAARFVSTVTGQRRAPPQAVGRDRRRAVDAALWIDANAHQAVDLDGAAREAGLSPFHFLRLFAKVLGVTPHQYLVRSRLRRAARMLAQDQGSITDVAYDVGFGDLSNFVRTFSRAAGVSPRAFRKAAKGDRKILQERLATSTLG comes from the coding sequence ATGTCGGTTCGCACGGTCTTGTCGTCTGGGTCGATCGAGGTGGTCGACTATCGGTGCGAGGCGGGCCCCTCGGCGGCGCCTTTTGCCGAGCACCATGACGCCACCTGCGTCTCCTATGTGCGAAGGGGCAGTTTCGGCTACCGGCTGGGCGGCAAGACCTTTGAGATGGTGGCGGGCTCGACCGTCATCGGCCGCGCTGGCGATGACTATGTCTGCACCCACGACCACCAGTGCGGTGACGAGTGCCTGGCCTTCCAGCTGTCGCCGGCCCTGCTCGAGGCCCTGGGCGGCAATCCGGAAGTCTGGCGCACCGGCGGGGTCGCGCCGCTGCCGGAGTTGGTGGTCCTGGGCGAACTGGCGCAATCGGCGGCCGAGGGCCGCAGCGATGTCGGCATGGACGAGGCCGGCATGCTCTACGCCGCCCGCTTCGTCTCGACGGTGACCGGCCAGCGCCGCGCCCCGCCGCAGGCCGTGGGCCGCGACCGCCGCCGGGCGGTCGATGCGGCCCTTTGGATCGACGCTAACGCCCATCAGGCCGTGGACCTCGACGGGGCGGCTCGCGAGGCGGGGCTGAGCCCGTTCCACTTCCTGCGCCTGTTCGCCAAGGTCCTGGGTGTCACGCCGCACCAGTACCTGGTCCGCTCCCGGCTGCGCCGCGCCGCGCGGATGCTGGCCCAGGACCAGGGCTCGATCACCGACGTGGCCTATGATGTCGGGTTCGGCGATCTGTCGAACTTCGTGCGGACCTTCAGCCGGGCGGCGGGCGTCTCGCCGCGCGCCTTCCGCAAGGCGGCCAAAGGCGATCGCAAGATCCTCCAAGAACGGCTGGCGACCTCCACCCTAGGGTGA
- a CDS encoding VOC family protein yields MYDHIGLRVKDVAASARFYAAALAPLGCVKSYEDAEGAGFGPPGSPALWLYAGGDGSQGAHLAFRAPSREAVAVFHTAGLAAGGKDNGEAGLRLDYSPTYYAAFLIDPDGNNIEAVWGTE; encoded by the coding sequence ATGTACGACCATATCGGCTTGAGAGTGAAAGACGTGGCGGCGAGCGCCCGGTTCTACGCCGCGGCGCTGGCCCCGCTGGGCTGCGTCAAGAGCTATGAGGACGCCGAGGGCGCCGGCTTCGGCCCGCCCGGCAGTCCGGCCCTGTGGCTCTATGCCGGCGGAGACGGGTCACAGGGCGCCCATTTAGCCTTCCGCGCCCCGAGCCGCGAGGCGGTCGCGGTCTTCCATACGGCGGGCCTGGCGGCCGGCGGCAAGGACAACGGCGAGGCGGGCCTGCGCCTGGACTACAGCCCGACCTACTACGCCGCCTTCCTGATCGATCCCGACGGCAACAATATCGAAGCCGTCTGGGGGACCGAATAG
- a CDS encoding SRPBCC family protein, producing MASIRKEITVEVGADLAWSMLRQMDQAHKAFAPVLTDCRMEGDARIVTFASGMVAKELIVDIDDAAKRVVYAVVDGAPVHHNASFEVFAEGDGRCRIVWITDVLPHSFLEVAGPLTDAGNAALKRNLEAL from the coding sequence GTGGCCTCGATCCGCAAGGAGATCACCGTCGAGGTCGGAGCCGACCTCGCCTGGTCGATGTTGCGCCAGATGGACCAGGCCCACAAGGCCTTCGCCCCCGTGCTCACCGACTGCCGAATGGAGGGCGACGCCCGCATCGTCACCTTCGCCAGCGGCATGGTGGCCAAGGAGTTGATCGTCGACATCGACGACGCAGCCAAGCGGGTGGTCTATGCGGTGGTGGACGGCGCGCCCGTCCACCACAACGCCTCCTTCGAGGTCTTCGCCGAGGGCGACGGACGTTGCCGGATCGTCTGGATCACCGACGTCCTGCCGCACAGCTTCTTGGAGGTCGCAGGTCCCCTGACCGATGCCGGCAACGCGGCCTTGAAGCGGAACCTGGAGGCGCTTTAG